A genomic stretch from Halichoerus grypus chromosome 5, mHalGry1.hap1.1, whole genome shotgun sequence includes:
- the ATP13A2 gene encoding polyamine-transporting ATPase 13A2 isoform X5 has translation MMAGIPLLLFRWKPVWGVRLRLRPCNLARAETLVIEIRDKEDNSWQLYTVQVQTEAVSEGSLELPAQGPEDGRSQAAVGTVPEGAWKDTAQFCRSEEAQRTLRYYLFRGQRYVWIESQQAFCQVSLLDHGCTCDSIHRSRSGLSLQDQTVRKTIYGPNVIGVPVKSYPQLLVDEALNPYYGFQAFSIGLWLADHYYSYALCIFLISTASICLSLYKTRKQSETLRDMVQLSVRVCVCRPGGEEEWVDSSELVPGDCLVLPQEGGLVPCDAALVAGECVVNESSLTGESVPVLKTALPEGPEPYCPETHRRHMLFCGTLVLQARAFVGPHVLAVVTRTGFCTAKGGLVSSILHPRPINFKFYKHSMKFVAALSVLALLGTIYSIFILHRNRVPVHEIVIRALDLVTVVVPPALPAAMTVCTLYAQSRLRSQGIFCVHPLRINLGGKLQLVCFDKTGTLTEDGLDVMGVVPLKGQAFLPLVPEPRRLPVGPLLRALATCHALSRLQDTHVGDPMDLKMVESTGWVLEEGPAAASAFGTQVLAVMKPPPQEPQLQGMQEPPVPVSILSRFPFSSALRRMNVVVAWPGAAQPEAYVKGSPELVAGLCKPETVPPDFARMLQSYTAAGYRVVALAGKPLPVAPSLEAAQQLTRDAVERELGLLGLLVMRNLLKPQTTAVIQALRRTRIRTVMVTGDNLQTAVTVAQGCGMVGPQEHLVIIHATPPERGQPASLELLPLESSAAVNGAKDPDQASSYTVEPDPRSSHLALSGSTFGVLMKHFPKLLPKVLVQGTVFARMAPEQKTELVCELQKLQYCVGMCGDGANDCGALKAADVGISLSQAEASVVSPFTSSMASIECVPMVIREGRCSLDTSFSVFKYMALYSLTQFISVLILYTINTNLGDVQFLAIDLVITTTVAVLMSRTGPALVLGRARPPGALLSVPVLSSLLLQVTLVAGVQLGGYFLTVAQPWFVPLNKTVPAPDNLPNYENTVVFSLSSFQYLILAAAVSKGAPFRRPLYTNVPFLVALALLGSILVGLLLVPGPLQGPLALRTVADTCFKLLLLGLVAFNLVGAFMLESVLDRCLPACLRRLRPRRASKKRFKQLERELAEQPWPPPAAPVR, from the exons ATGATGGCGGGGATCCCTTTGCTGCTCTTCCGCTGGAAGCCGGTGTGGGGGGTGCGGCTGCGGCTCCGGCCGTGCAACCTGGCCCGCGCAGAAACACTCGTCATCGAAATAAGAGACAAAGAG GATAATTCGTGGCAGCTGTACACTGTGCAGGTGCAGACTGAGGCCGTCAGTGAGGGCAG CCTGGAGCTGCCGGCGCAGGGCCCGGAGGACGGCCGGAGCCAGGCGGCAGTGGGGACGGTACCGGAGGGTGCATGGAAGGACACCGCCCAGTTCTGCAGGAGCGAAGAGGCA CAGCGGACCCTGCGGTACTACCTCTTCCGGGGCCAGCGCTACGTCTGGATCGAGAGCCAGCAGGCCTTCTGCCAAGTCAG cctgctGGACCACGGCTGCACCTGTGACAGTATCCACCGCTCCCGCTCCGGCCTCAGCCTCCAGGACCAAACCGTGAG GAAGACCATCTACGGCCCCAACGTGATCGGCGTGCCGGTCAAGTCCTATCCCCAGCTGCTGGTGGACGAG gcactgAACCCCTACTATGGGTTCCAGGCCTTCAGCATCGGGCTGTGGCTGGCGGACCACTACTACTCGTACGCCCTGTGCATCTTCCTCATCTCCACCGCCTCCATCTGCTTGTCGCTCTACAAGACCAGaaag caaAGCGAGACTCTGAGGGACATGGTGCAGCTGTCGGTGAGGGTGTGCGTGTGCCGGCCCGGGGGAG AGGAGGAATGGGTGGACTCCAGCGAGCTGGTGCCGGGAGACTGCCTGGTGCTGCCGCAGGAAGGCGGGCTGGTGCCCTGTGACGCAGCCCTGGTGGCCGGCGAGTGCGTGGTCAACGAGAGCTCTCTGACAG GGGAGAGCGTCCCAGTACTGAAGACGGCCTTGCCGGAGGGGCCCGAGCCCTACTGCCCAGAGACCCACCGGCGGCACATGCTCTTCTGTGGGACCCTCGTCCTGCAGGCCCGAGCGTTCGTCGGACCCCACGTCCTGGCAGTGGTGACTCGAACAG GGTTCTGCACAGCCAAAGGGGGCCTGGTGAGCTCCATCTTGCACCCCCGGCCCATCAACTTCAAGTTCTACAAACACAGCATGAAGTTCGTGGCTGCCCTCTCTGTCCTGG CTCTCCTCGGCACTATCTACAGCATCTTCATCCTGCACCGCAACCGG GTGCCTGTGCATGAGATCGTGATCCGGGCCCTGGACCTGGTGACGGTGGTGGTGCCGCCCGCCCTGCCAGCCGCCATGACCGTGTGCACGCTCTACGCCCAGAGCCGGCTCCGGAGTCAGGGCATCTTCTGCGTCCACCCGCTGCGCATCAACCTGGGGGGCAAGCTCCAGCTGGTGTGTTTTGACAAG ACGGGCACCCTCACGGAGGACGGCTTGGATGTGATGGGTGTGGTGCCCCTAAAAGGGCAGGCGTTCCTGCCTCTGGTCCCAGAGCCCCGCCGCCTGCCCGTGGGGCCCCTACTCCGAGCGCTGGCCACCTGCCATGCCCTCAGCCGGCTCCAGGACACCCATGTGGGCGACCCCATGGACCTCAAGATGGTGGAATCGACTGGCTGG gtcCTGGAGGAGGGGCCGGCTGCAGCCTCGGCGTTTGGGACCCAGGTCTTGGCGGTGATGaaacccccaccccaggagccccagctgcAGGGCATG CAGGAGCCCCCGGTGCCCGTCAGCATCCTCAGCCGCTTCCCCTTCTCGTCAGCCCTGCGGCGCATGAACGTGGTCGTGGCGTGGCCGGGAGCTGCTCAGCCGGAGGCCTACGTCAAGGGCTCCCCCGAGCTGGTGGCAGGCCTCTGCAAGCCCGAGACAG TGCCCCCGGACTTTGCCCGGATGCTGCAGAGCTACACGGCCGCCGGCTACCGCGTTGTGGCCCTCGCGGGCAAGCCACTGCCTGTCGCGCCCAGCCTGGAGGCCGCTCAGCAGCTGACGAG GGACGCCGTGGAGCGGGAGCTGggcctcctggggctgctggTCATGAGGAACCTGCTGAAGCCCCAGACCACAGCGGTCATCCAGGCTCTGCGGAGGACCCGCATCCGCACCGTCATGGTGACAG GGGACAACCTGCAGACAGCAGTCACGGTGGCCCAGGGCTGCGGCATGGTGGGTCCCCAGGAGCATCTGGTCATCATCCACGCCACCCCCCCTGAGCGAGGCCAGCCTGCCTCCCTCGAGCTCCTGCCATTGGAATCCTCCGCAGCTGTGAACGGGGCTAAG GATCCTGACCAGGCCTCCAGCTACACCGTGGAGCCAGACCCCCGATCCAGCCACCTGGCCCTCAGCGGGTCCACCTTTGGTGTCCTTATGAAGCACTTTCCCAAGCTGCTGCCCAAG gTGCTGGTCCAGGGCACGGTGTTCGCCCGCATGGCTCCCGAGCAGAAGACAGAGCTGGTGTGTGAGCTCCAGAAGCTCCA gTACTGCGTGGGCATGTGCGGGGACGGCGCCAACGACTGCGGGGCCCTGAAGGCGGCCGACGTGGGCATCTCGCTGTCCCAGGCCGAGGCCTCGGTGGTCTCGCCCTTCACCTCAAGCATGGCCAGCATCGAGTGTGTGCCCATGGTCATCAG GGAAGGCCGGTGTTCCCTTGACACCTCGTTCAGCGTCTTCAAGTACATGGCTCTGTACAGCTTGACCCAGTTCATCTCCGTCCTGATCCTCTACACG ATCAACACCAACCTGGGTGACGTGCAGTTCCTGGCCATCGACCTGGTCATCACCACCACGGTGGCCGTGCTCATGAGCCGCACGGGGCCGGCGCTGGTGCTGGGGCGGGCGCGGCCCCCGGGGGCCCTGCTCAGCGTCCCCGTGCTGAGCAGCCTGCTGCTGCAGGTGACCCTGGTGGCCGGCGTGCAGCTGGGGGGCTACTTCCTGACCGTGGCCCAACCCTG GTTCGTGCCTCTGAACAAGACCGTGCCCGCGCCAGACAACCTGCCCAACTATGAGAACACGGTGGTCTTCTCTCTGTCCAGCTTCCAGTACCTCATCCTGGCCGCAGCCGTGTCCAAGGGGGCGCCCTTCCGCCGGCCCCTCTACACCAACG TGCCCTTCCTGGTGGCCCTGGCGCTCTTGGGCTCCATCCTGGTGGGCCTGCTCCTGGTCCCTGGCCCCCTGCAAGGCCCGCTGGCGCTGAGGACCGTCGCTGACACCTGCTTCAAGCTGCTGCTCTTGGGCCTGGTGGCCTTCAACCTCGTGGGGGCCTTCATGCTGGAG AGCGTGCTGGACCGGTGCCTCCCGGCCTGCCTGCGGCGCCTCCGGCCCAGAAGGGCCTCGAAGAAGCGCTTCAAGCAGCTGGAGCGGGAGCTGGCCGAGCAGCCCTGGCCACCGCCCGCCGCGCCGGTGAGGTAG